One part of the Phycisphaeraceae bacterium genome encodes these proteins:
- a CDS encoding alpha-ketoacid dehydrogenase subunit beta — MAQLTLVQSINQTLAYEMERDERVVCLGEDVGLNGGVFRVTEGLYQKFGADRVMDTPLAESGIMGTAIGLAMAGMRPIPEIQFEGFMGPAYDQLVHHGARFRTRTRGAITVPMTVRVPVGGGIHAPELHSDSPEAVYAHTPGLKVVMPSTPYDAKGLLLSAIRDPDPVVFFEPKRVYRAFREEVPDEDYTIPIGEAKVVSEGTDITVVTWGASVFQCLEALDNLPEDISVELIDLRSIYPFDEDCIAESVAKTGRCVIAHEACLTGGMGAEISSIIQERCFLNLEAPVQRVAGFDTVMPYYKLELDYLPDSKRIRSGIEACLAY, encoded by the coding sequence ATGGCACAACTCACCCTCGTCCAGTCGATCAACCAGACCCTCGCCTACGAGATGGAACGCGACGAGCGCGTCGTCTGCCTCGGTGAGGACGTCGGGCTCAATGGCGGCGTTTTCCGCGTCACAGAGGGGCTCTACCAGAAGTTCGGCGCTGATCGTGTCATGGACACCCCGCTCGCAGAATCGGGGATCATGGGCACCGCCATCGGGCTTGCCATGGCTGGGATGCGTCCCATTCCCGAGATCCAGTTCGAGGGGTTCATGGGGCCAGCCTACGACCAACTTGTCCATCATGGTGCCCGGTTCCGCACACGAACCCGCGGCGCAATCACCGTACCGATGACAGTTCGCGTGCCCGTTGGCGGCGGCATCCACGCACCGGAACTCCACTCGGATTCGCCCGAAGCAGTCTACGCCCACACACCGGGGCTCAAAGTCGTCATGCCATCAACGCCGTACGACGCCAAGGGACTGTTGCTGTCAGCCATCCGCGACCCTGATCCTGTCGTGTTCTTTGAGCCGAAGCGCGTGTACCGCGCGTTCCGCGAGGAAGTGCCGGACGAAGACTACACCATCCCGATCGGCGAGGCCAAGGTCGTCTCTGAGGGCACCGACATCACCGTCGTCACTTGGGGCGCGAGCGTCTTCCAGTGTCTCGAAGCGCTCGACAACCTGCCCGAGGACATCTCGGTGGAACTCATTGATCTGCGCTCGATCTATCCGTTCGACGAGGACTGCATCGCTGAGAGTGTGGCGAAGACCGGGCGATGCGTCATCGCGCACGAGGCCTGCCTCACTGGCGGCATGGGTGCAGAAATATCGAGCATTATCCAGGAACGCTGCTTCCTGAACCTCGAAGCGCCCGTTCAGCGCGTGGCAGGGTTCGACACGGTCATGCCATACTACAAGCTGGAACTCGACTACCTGCCCGACTCCAAGCGGATCAGGTCAGGCATCGAGGCGTGCCTGGCGTATTGA
- a CDS encoding SEL1-like repeat protein → MRALLGMFCALTCAWAVQAQTSEVPPEVTRAIAQADRELDRIATLDERTERDARAFALLNDVLTPQLNNLELSDTATAELWKDAAIAVFYSHDVASVPLVSTIAMRTHPQYADDEVLRGVLTELRKINQLYKPDEAAALRAFAEQRWAEAQSGDINAMFDVGVCMEDGTGMMVDVAEAAKWYQRAADAGHVGASKRLGRLCLAGQGVVRSEARAKTLLEYAANQNDAEAMYLLGKLFLEKRQIAGGTTKAVQWLEAAANQNQYQAMFLLAQLHEQGTGFAKDDEAAADLYRTAAEGGNPSAMRALGILYREGRGVPRMDSLANDWRTKSINQQREVKDTEWSEVGFFGVEVPHDRVAFVCNVSNSMSGNKKMPKLRGELITMLDRLHADKMFSICLYNDQPVPLGGSTDWTQATPRNVRRAISQIMAVKPQGTSNPAFAIEHALSLRPAPEAIFFITDVSHSDKVANAIKEANTKTRVPIYTFTLGSNKAQKVMKKIANESGGTYKHVPAG, encoded by the coding sequence ATGCGCGCACTGCTTGGAATGTTTTGTGCTTTGACATGTGCGTGGGCTGTGCAGGCGCAGACGAGCGAGGTTCCACCGGAGGTGACTCGCGCCATTGCTCAGGCCGATCGAGAACTCGATCGGATTGCGACGCTCGACGAGCGAACAGAGCGCGACGCACGCGCCTTCGCCCTGCTGAATGATGTGCTCACACCGCAGCTCAATAATCTCGAACTTTCGGATACTGCAACAGCCGAACTCTGGAAAGATGCTGCGATAGCTGTGTTCTATTCGCACGATGTGGCATCTGTGCCGCTCGTTTCAACAATAGCAATGCGAACACATCCCCAGTATGCGGATGATGAGGTCTTGCGCGGTGTGCTGACTGAACTCAGGAAGATCAATCAGTTGTACAAACCGGATGAGGCCGCTGCACTTCGCGCCTTTGCCGAGCAGCGATGGGCAGAAGCGCAGTCCGGCGATATCAATGCGATGTTTGATGTTGGTGTGTGCATGGAGGATGGCACCGGCATGATGGTTGATGTAGCAGAGGCTGCAAAGTGGTACCAGCGTGCCGCTGATGCTGGGCATGTGGGCGCATCAAAGCGATTAGGCCGGTTATGTTTGGCTGGGCAAGGTGTTGTCCGGAGTGAGGCGCGTGCAAAGACGTTGCTCGAATATGCTGCGAACCAGAACGATGCTGAAGCGATGTATCTGCTCGGAAAGCTCTTTCTTGAGAAGCGACAGATCGCGGGCGGCACGACAAAGGCAGTGCAATGGCTCGAAGCAGCGGCCAATCAGAACCAGTACCAGGCGATGTTTCTGCTCGCACAACTGCACGAGCAGGGAACCGGGTTTGCCAAGGACGACGAGGCTGCAGCCGATCTGTATCGTACAGCTGCTGAGGGTGGCAATCCGAGCGCCATGCGCGCGCTGGGGATTCTGTATCGCGAGGGACGCGGTGTCCCAAGGATGGATTCCCTTGCCAACGACTGGCGCACAAAGTCGATAAACCAACAGCGTGAGGTGAAGGATACCGAGTGGAGCGAGGTGGGTTTCTTCGGCGTTGAGGTGCCACATGATCGTGTTGCATTTGTCTGCAACGTGTCGAACTCGATGAGCGGCAACAAGAAGATGCCGAAACTGCGTGGCGAACTTATCACAATGTTGGATCGACTGCACGCAGACAAGATGTTCTCTATCTGCCTCTACAACGACCAGCCAGTTCCGCTTGGTGGCAGCACCGACTGGACGCAAGCGACACCGCGCAACGTGCGTCGAGCAATCTCGCAGATCATGGCTGTCAAGCCGCAGGGAACATCGAACCCGGCCTTCGCGATTGAGCACGCGCTCTCACTCAGGCCCGCGCCGGAAGCCATTTTTTTCATTACCGACGTGTCGCATAGCGACAAGGTTGCCAACGCGATCAAGGAAGCAAACACAAAGACGCGGGTGCCGATCTACACCTTCACGCTCGGCTCGAACAAGGCGCAGAAGGTCATGAAGAAGATCGCAAATGAATCGGGTGGTACGTACAAGCATGTGCCTGCCGGGTAA
- a CDS encoding DUF1579 family protein — protein sequence MARLKQTALMAFCVGGAFVLGQSIASNSVGTAVAAQPEMDGDQPDMSMMGPTEYHKKMAGMLGEWDVVVQFKMSPSDAEWTESKGTITRKWILDGMFMQEEVNASMGPGMPEFKGIGTMGYNTFTGEYESSWMENTSSPITSATGSYDEATMTWTFIGDMFNPMTGEKVKSKQVYIESDPNRHILESYILMDNGEYWQSFKGVSERRGARSGTR from the coding sequence ATGGCACGTTTGAAGCAGACAGCATTGATGGCATTCTGTGTTGGTGGAGCATTTGTGCTCGGACAATCGATCGCATCGAACTCGGTTGGAACTGCTGTCGCAGCCCAGCCTGAGATGGACGGCGATCAGCCCGACATGTCCATGATGGGCCCGACGGAGTATCACAAGAAGATGGCAGGGATGCTCGGCGAATGGGATGTTGTTGTGCAGTTCAAGATGTCACCATCGGATGCAGAATGGACGGAATCCAAAGGCACGATTACACGCAAGTGGATTCTCGACGGCATGTTCATGCAGGAGGAAGTGAACGCATCCATGGGACCGGGTATGCCCGAGTTCAAGGGCATCGGAACGATGGGATACAACACGTTCACGGGTGAGTATGAGTCGAGCTGGATGGAGAACACGTCATCACCAATTACATCGGCGACGGGTTCTTACGACGAAGCCACAATGACGTGGACGTTCATCGGTGATATGTTCAATCCGATGACCGGGGAGAAGGTCAAGTCAAAGCAGGTCTACATTGAGTCCGACCCAAATCGTCATATCCTTGAGTCATACATTCTCATGGACAACGGTGAGTACTGGCAGAGTTTCAAGGGTGTTTCTGAGCGCCGTGGTGCGCGAAGCGGAACCCGATGA
- a CDS encoding pentapeptide repeat-containing protein, translated as MDTPTPELPDLPERESLRAVLSEEFSHRMEFHNALLEEHSFSGDSPQQWRLERCIACRVQAAHLRFSTCVMIDVALDRCDLANTDLGQARFRRCCLSNCKLTGLSAADSSFHSVRFTDCVLEMAIFQRSSFRDVVFERCVLREADFDGADLSGACFGECDLRRSNLAFANVKGADFRTCKVEGFTCSPDGLRGAVFDVQQAPDIARLLGVEFK; from the coding sequence ATGGATACACCAACTCCTGAACTTCCCGATCTTCCAGAGAGAGAATCACTTCGGGCTGTACTGAGCGAGGAGTTTTCTCATCGCATGGAGTTTCATAACGCGCTGCTGGAGGAGCATTCATTTTCAGGTGATTCACCGCAACAGTGGCGATTGGAACGTTGTATTGCCTGCCGGGTGCAGGCTGCTCACCTGCGATTCTCCACATGCGTCATGATTGATGTTGCACTCGATCGATGCGATCTTGCGAACACAGATCTGGGGCAAGCGAGGTTCCGGCGGTGCTGTTTGTCCAACTGCAAACTGACCGGATTGAGTGCTGCTGACAGCTCGTTCCACTCGGTACGATTTACCGACTGTGTGCTGGAGATGGCAATCTTTCAGCGATCGTCGTTCCGTGACGTGGTGTTCGAGCGATGCGTGCTGCGTGAGGCAGACTTTGACGGTGCTGATTTGTCAGGCGCATGTTTTGGGGAGTGCGATCTGCGCCGAAGCAATCTTGCGTTTGCGAACGTGAAAGGCGCTGACTTTCGCACATGCAAAGTTGAAGGATTCACCTGCTCGCCCGACGGTTTGCGCGGCGCGGTCTTTGATGTTCAGCAGGCGCCGGATATTGCCCGGCTGCTTGGTGTTGAGTTCAAATAA
- a CDS encoding DinB family protein, producing the protein MLLDTMLAHDRWATNNIINACGRLTDDQFHRTFEMGLGTLHDTITHILGAMRGWTDMLRESEFRPRLEGERRSQTDLLALHNDVADEFAQIARAHPVDAIAKGSRGGREYAFPRGNVIVHVTTHGMHHRAQCVNMLRHIGINPLPQSSVLEWMIAQQYG; encoded by the coding sequence GTGCTCCTCGACACAATGCTGGCCCACGATCGCTGGGCCACAAACAACATCATCAACGCGTGCGGGCGGCTTACCGACGACCAGTTCCATCGCACATTCGAAATGGGTCTGGGGACACTCCACGACACAATCACGCACATTCTCGGCGCAATGCGAGGATGGACAGACATGCTGCGAGAATCGGAGTTTCGCCCGCGTCTTGAGGGTGAACGCCGCTCACAGACTGACCTGCTCGCGCTCCACAACGATGTCGCTGATGAGTTCGCGCAGATCGCACGCGCGCATCCCGTTGACGCGATCGCGAAGGGCTCGCGCGGCGGACGCGAGTACGCTTTCCCGAGAGGGAACGTAATTGTTCATGTGACAACACACGGGATGCACCATCGGGCCCAGTGCGTCAACATGCTCCGTCACATTGGCATTAATCCACTCCCGCAGAGCAGCGTGCTCGAATGGATGATCGCGCAGCAGTACGGCTGA
- the secA gene encoding preprotein translocase subunit SecA: protein MANKQGIPLIDPLLNMIIGSRNERFVKRYNSLVSQIGGQEDDIRKLTDGEIRDRARSLRQKISDGASPEDMLVDVFAVGREAMDRSIGIRSIFNPDQKFDPSQLPRAMQDLYKKIAEEAKQLPLLIPRTFVPDAKSPTPPQGEVDANDEFLGSTVVIPGWKRVRIPNELYYAVRELYPESRPPFRARPFDVQLIGGMVLYQGKIAEMKTGEGKTIVAPLAAALVASDGMKVHVVTVNDYLVQRDRDWTAPFFHALGLTVGAIHPQHMQPEGLKRLMYTCDVVYGTTSEFGFDYLRDNMKPTVDQQVQRRRDLAIVDEVDSILIDEARTPLIISGPAHESTPRYELADGLARFLVEKQRPWQELDDKISRAEERIKGLEGDIRNTRDKSQVPAWKQEVESLKSSIPQMELERDAHTQYYEIKEERKQVTLTHDGVAEAQKKAGLGSFYVDENMDIPHLLEQSLRAHVVYQRDRDYIVMDVPDQMTQRPTPSIVIVDTFTGRPMIGRQWSDGLHQAIECKEHVPIKQETQTVATVTIQNFFKMYKRLSGMTGTADTEAQEFHDIYSLDVVSIPTNEQIRRIDSDDRMYMREKDKWNAIVDEIKTFHDVGRPILVGTTSVEKSELVASMLSQKYNIKHNVLNAKQHEREANIIEDAGQLGSVMIATNMAGRGTDIKLGRLTREALREHWLKRDIAPRTLSVDDDDQTLREKVYRKIAPKFLEIDKKQAEDMQFDQLEIELLRHWTYQNTLLSERKIQSMNADQLRDALDAESRMILHNIRWYGSIEDMGGLHVVGTERHDSRRIDNQLRGRSGRQGDKGSSRFFVSTEDDMMRLFGVDKRMGVVSKLGLMKEGDAVDSPLLSKTIAGIQRKVEERNFQYRKQILEYDEVMEHQRQAFYGLRQRVLEGRDVHGLITEYLKTAIADKADEYLDEDYGYKCIAEYAREHVKSQISPERMRRKDAREIDTMIRREAGHDARQLINMTLGEYMPDVGSEVKVDFDALAIVNWAKSRFGVDLDIAEIEAGGIEARRAIQDALEEAAVVGIENANLDKVPVYLDKNYGPDQLAGWVKRKFEVEVTRDEILQALHRHTETNEEKDAPEAVIMSRVEEVYKAKEIRYPVDFRLMLTQSQMGQNPQGAMQGFIEWANQRYELGLTAEDAMKQSPQQIRERLLEASREFVNSGRIKKEIADAISQPNSDALKAHFTKRFGTDAMLPDWLLGLKGEEREQAIQGRVEMMLRAEMQHLEQHLLIHTLDTAWREHLHSMDQLRDGIGFRAMAQTDPRNEFKREGARIYRQMMRDVIDRVTDDVLRVELRPNAPQQRPPQQMMPPQDPPQQEQRAGAGPINTGGGIAGGGIIGAGF, encoded by the coding sequence ATGGCAAACAAACAAGGCATCCCGCTTATCGACCCGCTCCTGAACATGATCATCGGGTCGCGGAACGAACGATTCGTGAAACGATACAACTCGCTGGTCAGCCAGATCGGCGGGCAGGAAGACGATATCCGCAAGCTGACAGACGGTGAAATCCGTGATCGGGCGCGGAGTCTTCGACAGAAGATCAGCGATGGCGCCAGCCCGGAAGATATGCTTGTCGATGTGTTTGCTGTTGGGCGCGAAGCGATGGATCGCTCGATCGGTATCCGCTCAATCTTCAACCCTGATCAAAAGTTTGATCCGTCCCAACTGCCACGCGCAATGCAGGATCTGTACAAGAAGATTGCTGAGGAGGCAAAGCAACTTCCACTCTTGATCCCACGGACATTTGTACCTGATGCAAAGTCTCCAACACCACCACAGGGTGAGGTGGATGCGAACGACGAGTTTCTTGGTTCGACCGTGGTGATCCCCGGCTGGAAACGTGTAAGGATTCCGAACGAGCTCTATTACGCGGTGCGCGAACTCTATCCGGAAAGCCGCCCGCCGTTCCGTGCTCGCCCGTTCGATGTGCAGCTCATCGGCGGCATGGTGTTGTATCAGGGCAAGATTGCAGAAATGAAGACGGGCGAGGGCAAGACGATTGTCGCGCCACTTGCTGCAGCTCTTGTTGCTTCTGACGGGATGAAGGTTCACGTTGTCACGGTGAACGACTACCTTGTCCAGCGTGACCGTGACTGGACAGCGCCGTTCTTCCACGCGCTCGGGCTCACAGTTGGTGCAATTCACCCACAGCACATGCAGCCTGAAGGGCTCAAGCGTCTCATGTATACCTGCGATGTTGTCTACGGCACGACATCGGAGTTCGGGTTTGATTACCTGCGCGACAACATGAAGCCGACGGTGGATCAGCAGGTGCAGCGTCGTCGCGATCTTGCGATCGTTGACGAGGTTGACTCGATTCTGATTGATGAAGCCCGTACGCCGCTCATTATCTCGGGGCCCGCGCACGAGTCGACGCCTCGGTATGAGCTTGCCGATGGTCTGGCTCGTTTTCTTGTCGAGAAACAAAGGCCGTGGCAGGAGCTTGATGACAAAATATCGAGGGCTGAGGAACGCATTAAGGGACTTGAGGGCGACATCCGGAACACTCGAGACAAGTCGCAAGTGCCAGCGTGGAAACAGGAGGTTGAGTCACTCAAGTCCTCCATTCCACAGATGGAGCTTGAGCGCGATGCGCACACGCAGTACTACGAGATCAAAGAAGAACGCAAGCAGGTCACACTGACCCACGATGGTGTCGCAGAAGCGCAGAAAAAAGCCGGGCTTGGCTCGTTCTATGTTGATGAGAATATGGATATTCCCCATTTGCTTGAACAGTCGCTGCGCGCGCATGTTGTCTACCAGCGCGATCGCGATTACATCGTCATGGATGTGCCTGACCAGATGACACAGCGACCGACCCCGAGCATTGTCATTGTTGACACATTCACGGGCCGTCCAATGATCGGACGCCAGTGGTCCGACGGGCTGCATCAGGCAATCGAGTGCAAGGAACATGTGCCAATCAAGCAGGAAACACAGACTGTTGCAACGGTCACGATCCAGAACTTCTTCAAGATGTACAAGCGGTTGTCCGGCATGACGGGTACCGCCGATACCGAGGCCCAGGAGTTCCACGACATCTACAGCCTCGATGTTGTTTCGATCCCGACAAACGAGCAGATCCGTCGTATCGATTCGGATGACCGCATGTACATGCGCGAGAAGGACAAGTGGAACGCGATTGTTGATGAGATCAAGACGTTCCACGATGTGGGCAGGCCGATCCTCGTCGGCACGACCAGTGTTGAGAAGTCCGAGCTTGTTGCGTCGATGCTGTCGCAGAAATATAACATCAAGCACAACGTGCTCAACGCGAAGCAGCACGAGCGCGAAGCCAACATCATTGAGGACGCAGGTCAGCTTGGCTCGGTCATGATTGCGACCAACATGGCTGGTCGCGGTACAGACATCAAACTTGGCAGGCTGACACGCGAAGCGTTGCGAGAGCACTGGCTCAAGCGTGACATCGCACCTCGCACACTCTCGGTCGATGATGACGATCAGACACTTCGCGAGAAGGTGTACCGGAAGATCGCCCCGAAGTTTTTGGAGATCGACAAGAAGCAGGCGGAAGATATGCAGTTCGATCAGCTTGAGATTGAGCTCCTTCGCCACTGGACATATCAGAACACGCTCCTTAGCGAACGCAAGATCCAGTCCATGAACGCGGACCAACTTCGCGATGCACTTGATGCTGAGAGCAGAATGATTCTGCACAATATCCGCTGGTACGGGTCTATTGAGGATATGGGTGGGTTGCACGTGGTTGGCACAGAGCGTCACGACAGCAGGCGCATCGACAACCAGCTTCGCGGACGCTCGGGTCGTCAGGGCGACAAGGGGTCGAGCAGGTTCTTTGTATCAACCGAAGACGACATGATGCGACTCTTTGGTGTTGATAAACGCATGGGTGTCGTGTCGAAGCTCGGGTTGATGAAGGAAGGTGACGCTGTTGACAGTCCGCTGCTCTCAAAGACGATTGCTGGCATCCAGCGCAAAGTGGAAGAACGCAACTTCCAGTATCGAAAGCAGATTCTTGAGTATGACGAGGTGATGGAGCATCAACGCCAAGCGTTTTACGGGTTACGCCAGCGCGTGCTCGAGGGTCGTGACGTGCATGGTCTTATTACCGAGTACCTGAAAACTGCAATTGCAGACAAGGCCGACGAGTATCTTGATGAGGATTATGGATACAAGTGCATTGCCGAATACGCGCGAGAGCATGTCAAGAGCCAGATTTCACCCGAGCGCATGCGCCGTAAGGATGCACGTGAGATCGACACAATGATTCGGCGTGAAGCTGGACACGACGCGCGCCAGCTCATCAACATGACCCTCGGTGAGTACATGCCGGATGTTGGTTCTGAGGTCAAGGTTGATTTCGATGCGCTTGCGATTGTGAACTGGGCAAAGTCACGATTTGGCGTCGATCTTGATATCGCGGAGATTGAAGCCGGCGGTATTGAAGCTCGAAGAGCAATTCAGGATGCGCTGGAAGAAGCGGCAGTTGTTGGGATCGAGAACGCAAATCTTGACAAAGTCCCCGTGTATCTCGACAAGAACTACGGCCCCGATCAGCTTGCGGGCTGGGTGAAGCGCAAGTTTGAGGTCGAAGTAACGCGAGACGAGATTCTGCAGGCGCTGCATCGTCATACGGAAACGAATGAAGAGAAGGATGCGCCCGAAGCAGTGATCATGTCGCGCGTTGAAGAGGTGTATAAGGCAAAGGAGATTCGCTATCCCGTCGATTTCCGGCTCATGCTGACCCAATCCCAGATGGGCCAGAATCCGCAGGGCGCAATGCAGGGATTCATCGAGTGGGCGAATCAGCGTTACGAACTTGGGCTCACTGCTGAAGATGCGATGAAACAATCACCGCAACAGATCCGCGAGAGATTGCTTGAAGCCTCACGCGAGTTCGTGAACTCTGGTCGCATCAAGAAAGAGATTGCAGATGCGATTTCTCAGCCCAACAGCGACGCACTGAAAGCGCACTTCACGAAGCGCTTCGGCACAGACGCCATGCTGCCGGACTGGTTGCTTGGTTTGAAGGGCGAAGAGCGCGAGCAGGCAATCCAGGGGCGCGTCGAGATGATGTTGCGAGCAGAGATGCAGCATCTTGAACAGCATCTGCTTATCCACACACTGGACACCGCATGGCGTGAGCACCTGCACTCGATGGATCAGCTTCGCGACGGCATCGGTTTCCGCGCGATGGCGCAGACCGATCCACGCAACGAGTTCAAACGCGAGGGTGCACGGATCTACCGCCAGATGATGCGCGATGTCATCGATCGCGTGACAGACGATGTGCTGCGAGTCGAGCTTCGTCCGAATGCGCCCCAGCAGCGTCCTCCACAACAGATGATGCCGCCACAAGATCCGCCTCAGCAGGAGCAGAGGGCGGGCGCCGGCCCGATCAATACCGGTGGTGGCATCGCTGGCGGCGGGATCATCGGAGCTGGCTTCTAA